A stretch of Chitinophaga caeni DNA encodes these proteins:
- a CDS encoding acyltransferase family protein: MDNKLSTRVAYLDWLRCFAIIGVLLFHAARPYQENDPWHINFHEYSPVLTEWSYWLSRFRMPLLFFISGAVAWHIVKKYCAKQFVLLRFQRLFIPVVAGIFIIVPPQIYMERLANGYQGNFWDFYPKTFDFKPYPQGNTSWHHLWFIVYLFVYDLVLAPFFAWARTKKAAGFIRSLAFFAKGKRIYLLCILPVAWYAYMVPRYDMTGDLVHDYCFVLYWFFFVLIGFLCMLQPLLLNSMARNRRFHLSASLLLMGFICYIRWNDLEFEQLFPGAHAPSWTYLYIARIPLVAWCWIFALVGYAKTYLNKPAKAFSYINPALYPFYILHQTVIVIIAYYLVQTEESIALQYIFLAVTSGVICLLIYHLFIQPYNVTRVLFGMKPMPRIKKSKQSPVPKIVETAIV, encoded by the coding sequence ATGGACAATAAATTATCGACCCGGGTCGCTTACCTCGATTGGCTGCGTTGTTTCGCTATCATCGGCGTTTTACTATTCCATGCGGCCAGGCCTTACCAAGAAAATGATCCCTGGCATATAAACTTCCATGAATATAGCCCGGTTTTAACGGAATGGTCATATTGGTTGAGCCGGTTCAGGATGCCTTTATTATTCTTCATATCGGGTGCCGTAGCTTGGCATATCGTAAAAAAATACTGCGCGAAACAATTTGTATTACTCCGTTTTCAAAGACTATTCATCCCGGTAGTTGCCGGCATTTTCATAATCGTACCGCCGCAGATTTACATGGAAAGATTAGCCAATGGCTACCAGGGCAATTTCTGGGATTTTTATCCTAAGACCTTCGATTTCAAACCCTATCCACAGGGCAATACAAGCTGGCACCATCTATGGTTTATCGTTTACTTATTTGTATATGACTTGGTTTTAGCACCATTTTTTGCTTGGGCCAGGACAAAAAAAGCGGCTGGGTTTATCCGTTCATTGGCATTCTTCGCGAAAGGCAAGAGAATATACTTGCTGTGTATTTTACCCGTAGCCTGGTATGCTTACATGGTACCGAGATATGATATGACAGGCGACCTAGTTCATGATTATTGTTTCGTATTGTACTGGTTCTTCTTCGTATTAATAGGATTCCTTTGCATGTTGCAACCTTTATTATTGAACAGTATGGCCCGGAACCGGCGCTTCCATTTATCGGCATCCTTATTATTGATGGGGTTTATATGTTACATCCGATGGAATGATTTGGAATTTGAACAGTTATTCCCGGGGGCACATGCTCCCTCCTGGACTTATCTTTACATTGCGCGCATCCCCCTGGTAGCCTGGTGTTGGATCTTCGCCTTGGTAGGGTATGCAAAAACCTATTTAAACAAACCGGCCAAAGCTTTTTCTTATATCAATCCTGCATTATACCCTTTCTATATCTTGCATCAAACAGTTATTGTTATAATAGCTTATTACCTGGTGCAAACGGAGGAAAGCATTGCTTTGCAATATATTTTCTTAGCTGTAACCAGCGGCGTAATTTGTTTATTGATATACCATTTATTTATACAGCCATACAATGTAACCAGGGTTTTATTCGGGATGAAGCCAATGCCCCGCATTAAAAAATCTAAACAAAGTCCGGTTCCAAAGATCGTTGAAACGGCAATAGTATAG
- a CDS encoding RNA polymerase sigma factor — protein sequence MQVQQENHEQDLLLLVAKGDEKAFSELFHRYRNKIYSMALEITRSAPISEEILLDVFLKVWLKRDQLSEIQHFRAWLFTVARNRIYSALKQVALRKNTTATIDEDELLFHICDDSNTFLLEKEYRNILHKAIAKLPPQQKKVYLLIKEHGLKREQAAQELNLSPETVKRHLSEAMHFIRTYCLSHMGISAAVIVLKNIL from the coding sequence ATGCAAGTTCAGCAAGAAAATCATGAACAGGATTTGTTGCTCTTGGTAGCCAAGGGTGATGAAAAAGCCTTTAGTGAATTATTCCACCGTTACAGGAATAAAATCTATTCCATGGCTTTGGAAATTACCCGGTCTGCACCTATCTCTGAAGAAATTTTGTTGGATGTATTCCTGAAGGTATGGCTGAAACGGGATCAATTGTCTGAAATACAGCATTTTAGAGCTTGGTTATTTACCGTTGCCAGGAACAGGATCTACAGCGCATTAAAGCAGGTGGCCCTCCGGAAAAATACCACGGCAACTATTGATGAAGACGAATTATTATTCCATATTTGCGATGATTCCAATACTTTTTTGTTGGAAAAAGAATATCGAAATATCCTCCATAAAGCAATTGCTAAACTCCCTCCACAACAGAAGAAAGTTTATTTATTGATCAAGGAACACGGCCTTAAAAGGGAACAAGCTGCACAGGAATTGAACCTGTCCCCTGAAACAGTTAAGCGCCACCTGTCCGAAGCTATGCATTTTATCCGCACCTACTGCTTATCGCATATGGGGATTTCCGCTGCTGTAATTGTCTTGAAGAATATATTATAA
- a CDS encoding FecR family protein → MTSFEILFRKFVAGTITESERAILFEMMADSKYNEELADLVAQISEVSTGQHELEDHRAEEILSVILNTKSKRGRLVSLLRWSAAAAVLIIAGWAVNSLINPTGTNKLAKGNTAMQDILPATKGALLTMGDGSQVMLDTLDDAQLKQHGMLAASVKNGTLSCIENEELPLSQNTLTTAKGKLYHLVLPDGSDVWLNAASEIQYPSRFAKDERVVKLKGEAYFEIQQDVKAPFSVEVANTTVHVLGTHFNINAYADEPVIKTTLLQGKVAVNTVAENGKEAKAILHPGQQATTAMNSQMPAVKVTPADTAFVMAWRNGIFNFENADIQTVMKELERWYDLDVVYESGIPDLHFGGKMGRDLTVNQVLRILEISKVRFKIEGRKLIVSK, encoded by the coding sequence ATGACTTCATTCGAAATACTATTCCGAAAATTTGTTGCGGGTACGATTACCGAATCGGAACGTGCAATATTGTTTGAAATGATGGCCGATTCTAAGTACAACGAAGAATTAGCCGACTTGGTAGCGCAAATTTCGGAAGTAAGTACGGGTCAACATGAATTAGAAGATCATAGGGCAGAAGAGATATTATCGGTCATCTTGAATACCAAATCGAAAAGGGGGCGCTTGGTTAGCTTGCTGCGTTGGTCGGCAGCGGCGGCGGTACTGATCATTGCAGGTTGGGCGGTCAATTCTTTAATCAATCCAACAGGGACGAATAAATTGGCCAAGGGAAATACTGCAATGCAAGATATTTTGCCGGCTACGAAGGGGGCGCTATTAACCATGGGCGATGGTAGCCAGGTAATGCTAGATACGCTGGACGATGCCCAGTTAAAACAGCATGGAATGCTCGCGGCATCCGTAAAAAATGGGACGCTATCCTGTATTGAGAATGAGGAGCTGCCCTTAAGCCAGAATACACTCACTACTGCCAAGGGAAAATTATACCACTTGGTGCTTCCGGATGGCTCGGATGTTTGGTTGAATGCAGCTTCCGAAATTCAATATCCTAGCCGTTTTGCAAAAGATGAGCGCGTAGTAAAATTGAAAGGGGAAGCATATTTCGAGATACAACAGGATGTTAAGGCGCCTTTCTCTGTAGAAGTTGCGAATACTACGGTTCACGTATTGGGGACGCATTTTAATATTAATGCTTACGCGGATGAACCGGTAATTAAAACTACTTTGTTGCAAGGGAAAGTTGCTGTGAATACAGTTGCAGAAAATGGTAAAGAAGCCAAGGCCATTCTACATCCGGGGCAACAAGCTACTACTGCTATGAATAGCCAAATGCCAGCAGTAAAGGTAACGCCGGCCGATACGGCTTTCGTCATGGCTTGGCGGAACGGTATATTTAATTTCGAGAATGCAGATATACAAACTGTTATGAAGGAGTTGGAACGTTGGTATGACCTGGACGTTGTGTACGAATCGGGGATTCCCGACTTACATTTCGGGGGTAAGATGGGGCGCGATTTAACGGTCAACCAGGTTTTAAGGATTTTAGAAATTTCAAAGGTCAGGTTTAAAATAGAAGGTAGAAAACTGATCGTTTCCAAGTAA